Proteins encoded within one genomic window of Carassius auratus strain Wakin unplaced genomic scaffold, ASM336829v1 scaf_tig00215630, whole genome shotgun sequence:
- the LOC113095162 gene encoding protein FAM83F-like produces MAESQLRCLEDGLMPPAVPESRPQFYYSEQHRAALERLITGGHGAFTSLLKHEDGQDFLSAREVKTITGTFVKYPSEEDDGAKRGSRNSSGSMRSTYWPQMSDTEVPPLDLGWPSSGLFKGVTRVSVYTHPPKENSPHIKEVTRKLIQESSKVVAIVMDLLTDLQILRDLFEASKRGVPVYIVLDEPGAPLFLDMCSRLQVGHRELKNIRTRTVKGIGLNLSVGRIPGNVQSKYMLIDGDKVMFGTYSFSWSSSRMDRNMITVMSGQVVDFYDNDFRELYAISDKLDLFKQFHMTKPQTGTLSRASVSKRPAVATSRFQVNLGDVTRGDGKVPAHKYHNPKYLLALGQIPGPTEPLQDFLNKMDPEPEPENPTADLENITPAPSPPEKKESKKLRKLTFNTKRWRKGKKDKTSDAVIEENAANPSDEASKHTLPSDETQDSLKKKKRGFRCLFTKS; encoded by the exons ATGGCGGAGTCTCAGCTCCGGTGTCTGGAGGACGGGCTCATGCCCCCCGCGGTGCCCGAGTCCCGGCCGCAGTTCTACTACAGCGAGCAGCACCGGGCGGCCCTCGAGCGCCTGATCACCGGCGGACACGGAGCCTTCACGAGCCTCCTGAAGCACGAGGACGGACAAGACTTCCTGTCTGCGCGGGAGGTCAAGACCATCACCGGCACCTTCGTCAAATACCCGAGCGAGGAAGACGACGGAGCGAAGCGCGGGAGCAGGAACAGCTCCGGGTCAATGCGCTCCACGTACTGGCCGCAGATGTCGGACACCGAGGTTCCGCCGCTGGACCTGGGCTGGCCCTCATCCGGGCTCTTCAAAGGGGTCACCCGGGTGTCGGTCTACACTCACCCGCCCAAAGAGAACAGCCCGCACATCAAGGAGGTGACCCGCAAACTCATCCAGGAGTCCAGCAAG GTCGTGGCGATCGTGATGGACCTGCTGACCGATCTGCAGATTCTGCGGGATCTGTTTGAGGCGTCCAAGCGCGGTGTTCCCGTCTACATCGTTCTGGACGAGCCGGGAGCGCCGCTCTTTCTGGACATGTGCAGCCGGCTGCAGGTCGGACACAGAGAGCTGAAG AATATCCGGACTCGGACCGTGAAGGGAATCGGGTTGAATCTGTCCGTGGGGAGAATCCCAGGAAACGTCCAGAGCAAGTACATGCTCATCGATGGAGATAAAGTCATGTTTGGGACGTACAG TTTCTCCTGGAGCTCTTCTCGGATGGACAGAAACATGATCACCGTGATGTCGGGGCAGGTGGTGGATTTCTACGATAACGATTTCCGAGAACTTTACGCCATCTCAGACAAACTGGACCTGTTTAAGCAGTTTCACATGACCAAGCCTCAAACGGGAACCCTGTCCCGGGCCTCAGTGTCCAAACGCCCCGCAGTGGCCACTTCACGCTTCCAGGTCAATCTCGGAGACGTGACGCGTGGAGATGGGAAAGTGCCTGCACACAAATACCACAATCCCAAATACCTGCTAGCGCTCGGACAGATCCCGGGACCCACGGAGCCGCTGCAGGACTTCCTTAATAAGATGGATCCGGAGCCGGAGCCGGAGAATCCCACAGCAGACCTGGAGAACATCACACCTGCTCCCTCTCCACCCGAGAAGAAAGAGTCCAAGAAACTCAGAAAACTGACTTTTAACACAAAGCGGTGGAGGAAAGGGAAGAAGGATAAAACAAGTGACGCGGTTATAGAAGAGAACGCTGCGAACCCTTCAGACGAGGCGTCGAAACACACGCTTCCCAGCGACGAGACGCAGGACAGCctcaagaagaagaagagaggatTCAGATGCCTTTTTACAAAAAGCTAA